GCCGCCAGTGATGCTTTCCCGGCCTGGCGCAAAACCACAGCCAAAGAACGCTCTGAAATTTTGCACCGCTGGTATGAACTGATGCTGGAAAACAAACAGTTTCTCGGCGAGCTGATGGTGGCCGAACAAGGCAAGCCACTGAAAGAAGCGCTGGGCGAAGTCGATTATGCCGCCAGTTATCTGCAATGGTTCAGCGAAGAAGCCAAACGCGCCAACGGGGAAATCATTCCTCCGGCTAAATCCGGTTCACGCATTCTGGCGACACGTGAACCGGTCGGCGTGGTGGCGGCGATCACGCCGTGGAATTTCCCGCTGGCGATGCTGACCCGCAAACTTGGTCCCGCACTGGCAGCAGGTTGTACCGGCCTGATCAAACCGGCCAGTAATACGCCGCTCTCGGCCTTTGCTCTGCTGCAACTGGCAAAAGATGCCGGCGTGCCGGATGGCGTGATCAACGGCGTAGCGGGTGATACGAGCGCCATCAGCCAGGTGATTATGGCGAGCGATGCGGTGCGTAAAGTGTCGTTCACCGGCTCTACAGAAATCGGCAAAACGCTGGTGCGTAACAGCGCTGACACCATGAAAAAGGTGTCAATGGAGCTGGGCGGTAACGCGCCGTATATCGTCTTTGATGATGCGGATATCGAGGCTGCCGTGAAGGGCGCCATTACCTGTAAATTCCGTAATACCGGCCAGGTTTGCGTGTGTATCAACCGCATCTACGTGCAGGACGGCGTTTATGAGGCATTCACCTCACGTCTGGCGGAAGAGGTGCGCAAGCTGAAAGTCGGTAAGGGTATGGACGAAGGTGTGACCGTAGGGCCGCTGATTAACATTCAGGGACTGGAGAAAGTCGAGGAGCATGTTAAAGACGCGCTGGAGAAAGGCGGGCGTCTGATGGAAGGCGGTGAGCGCCACAAACTCGGTGGCAACTTCTTCCAGCCGACGGTCATTATTGATGCCACCGATGACATGAAAGTGGCGCATGAAGAAACCTTCGGCCCGCTGGCGGCCTGTTTCCGTTTCAAAACGGAAGAAGAAGTGATTAAACGCGCCAACGACACGCCTTTCGGGCTGGCGGCGTATTTCTATAGCCAGAATCTGCAACGTATTTTCCGCGTGGCTGATGCAATTGAAAGCGGCATGATCGGGATAAACGAGTGTGCGATTTCCAACGAAGCCGCGCCGTTCGGTGGTGTGAAAGAATCTGGTCTGGGACGCGAAGGGTCGGTGCTGGGGCTGGAAGAATATCTGCAGGTGAAAACGCTGCATTTAGGAAATCTTTAAGTCAGCTTTCCAGAAATCGCTTTTTGAGAAACAATAAACAGGAAAAGATTCATTTTGGTTACCGGTCTCTGGCTACAAGCAATTGGCTACAAACAATTGGCTACAAAAAAAGGACGTCAATGAAGGCATTTAACTGGCTGCGTTCGCGCAAACTGATGATGGCAGCTGCGGTCATTCTCGGGCTGTCTGGTGTTGCCGGGCATGTTGTCGCGAAATCGACATACAACCAGGGCACAATTGTGGCGGGCACTGATGAGCAATCCGTGGTGAGTTATTTGCGCCAGAATCACAGACTGCCTGACAATTACATCACCAAGAAAAAGGCGCGTGAAGCGGGCTGGGATGCGCGTTCCGGCAACCTGTGTGATGTGTTGCCGGGCAAAGCCATTGGCGGCGACCGGTTTTCAAACCGTGAAGGTCGTCTGCCATCGGCCAACAAACGGGTATGGCGCGAGGCAGATATCAACTATCGCTGCGGGCGTCGCGGGGCAGACCGCGTGCTGTTTGCCAGCGACGGGCTGATTTACGTCAGTAAAGACCATTATCAGAACTTCGTTCGGGTGGAGTAATGTCGATGAATAAAGTGAGCTTCGATTTTAATCACATCCCGGATTTACCCGCATTCTACGCCGAGTTTGTCCGTCAGTTTGGTCTGACCGACAGCTTCGGTGCGAATCTGGATGCACTCTGGGATGAGGTAACAGGCGGGATTGCGCTGCCGGTTGAGATAGATTTCATCAATCTGAATGCCAGCCGCAAGCGGCGTTTCGGCGCACTGATTTTGCTGTTTGAAGAGGCCGAAGAGGAGCTGGAAGGGGATCTGCGGCTGAATCTGCTGGAGAAACCGGCAGTAAAGGCTAAAGGCTGAAAAGAAAAAACCCGCCATTTTCTGTTAAGTAAAAAGGCGGGTTTTTGTTTTTTTAGTCCTGACCTTCAGCCAGTTCGCGCAGATACTGGAAGATCTGGCGGTAAGATTTCGGCGGCTTATTAGCGGCTTTCTCTTTCTGTGCGTTGCGGATCAGCGCACGTAGTTGCTGGCGGTCAGCTTCCGGATACAGTTCCAGCACCGGCGGGATTGCATCATCACCTTCTTCAACCAGACGGTCACGCAGCATTTCCAGTTTATGGAACAGCGAAACCTGCTGGTTGTGACGGTTTTTCAGCTTATCCAGTGCAGTCTGGATTGGCTCGACATCGCGGGAACGCAGCATTTTACCGATCAGCTGAAGCTGACGGCGGCGGCCTTCTTTCTTGATCTTCTGCGCTAAGTCGATCGCAGCGCGCAGATCGTCATCCAGCGGCAGTTTGTCCAGCGAGTTTTTACCCAGCTCAACCATTTCTGCACCGAGATCTTTCAGCGCCTCGGCGTCACGTTTGATTTCACTTTTACTGACCCAGATGATTTCTTCTTCATCTTCGTTCTCGTTGGTTTCGGGAACGTCATCGTGCCAGTCGTCAATTTTCTTTGTCATGGGCGCTTCCTCTTAACGAGGTAATCCTGTCAGTTTGATTGTGCTTTATTGCTTCGGCGGCATTATGCAGGGTTATGCCGCATACATCCATGTTCTGTTGCAACTTTGGGCATAACAACGCCGGAGGTAATGCGAAATTGTGGCGAGTCTCTGTTAGACTCAACGGTATAAGTTTCTTAATACCAGTGTAGAACAATCCCTTTTATCTCATAAGCGATGACATGCCGATGAACGTAGTGAATCAAGTAGCGCAGCAGCGTAAAACTCTGGAACAGGCCGTATCTCAGGCT
The Rahnella variigena genome window above contains:
- a CDS encoding NAD-dependent succinate-semialdehyde dehydrogenase — its product is MSAQPHKLSTHPLFKTGYFVGGKWLEAKETFDVLDPATGDVVAKVSKSGKAETEAAVKAASDAFPAWRKTTAKERSEILHRWYELMLENKQFLGELMVAEQGKPLKEALGEVDYAASYLQWFSEEAKRANGEIIPPAKSGSRILATREPVGVVAAITPWNFPLAMLTRKLGPALAAGCTGLIKPASNTPLSAFALLQLAKDAGVPDGVINGVAGDTSAISQVIMASDAVRKVSFTGSTEIGKTLVRNSADTMKKVSMELGGNAPYIVFDDADIEAAVKGAITCKFRNTGQVCVCINRIYVQDGVYEAFTSRLAEEVRKLKVGKGMDEGVTVGPLINIQGLEKVEEHVKDALEKGGRLMEGGERHKLGGNFFQPTVIIDATDDMKVAHEETFGPLAACFRFKTEEEVIKRANDTPFGLAAYFYSQNLQRIFRVADAIESGMIGINECAISNEAAPFGGVKESGLGREGSVLGLEEYLQVKTLHLGNL
- a CDS encoding ribonuclease domain-containing protein: MKAFNWLRSRKLMMAAAVILGLSGVAGHVVAKSTYNQGTIVAGTDEQSVVSYLRQNHRLPDNYITKKKAREAGWDARSGNLCDVLPGKAIGGDRFSNREGRLPSANKRVWREADINYRCGRRGADRVLFASDGLIYVSKDHYQNFVRVE
- a CDS encoding barstar family protein — its product is MNKVSFDFNHIPDLPAFYAEFVRQFGLTDSFGANLDALWDEVTGGIALPVEIDFINLNASRKRRFGALILLFEEAEEELEGDLRLNLLEKPAVKAKG
- the yjgA gene encoding ribosome biogenesis factor YjgA; its protein translation is MTKKIDDWHDDVPETNENEDEEEIIWVSKSEIKRDAEALKDLGAEMVELGKNSLDKLPLDDDLRAAIDLAQKIKKEGRRRQLQLIGKMLRSRDVEPIQTALDKLKNRHNQQVSLFHKLEMLRDRLVEEGDDAIPPVLELYPEADRQQLRALIRNAQKEKAANKPPKSYRQIFQYLRELAEGQD